The Desulfuromonas sp. genome contains the following window.
CTCCTGACCCTGATGGCACTATTTATTTTAATGGTAAGCTCCATTGCGCCGGCGGCACAGGACCTTGATGAATTTGATATCAAATCAAAAAAAACCGCTGAACGCTGTGCCGAAGAGATTGTCGATCAGTTTGAACTTCTGCTGACCGGCGGCCATCTGACCATGGCTCAGCTGTTTGACACATTTTATATTCCGATCCCGGGAACCGATCCACAGAAGTTCCATACGCAATATGACAAGTTGACCGATGGCATACTCCGCCCGATTCTCGATAAATATCTTGAATCCGAATCACGATTTATTTTTGTCGTCGCCGTCGACCGTAACGGCTATCTGCCAACACACAACTCGAGATACTCTCAACCGATGACTGACGACAATGATCACAACACCAAATGGAACCGGACAAAAAGAATTTTCAATGACCGTACCGGATTGGCCGCGGCCCGCAACCGGGACCCGTATCTGTTGCAGCGTTACAGCCGGGACACCGGTGAAATCATGACTGACCTGTCAGTACCAATATTCATCAAAAAAAGACATTGGGGCGCTCTACGCATCGGTTACAAAAAATAACAACCCTTTAAATATCGAAGCAGGGAGGAATTAATGTTTAATCGGATGGGAATCAAAGTGGCCGTCATGGTCAACCTTGTGCTGTTGATCGTTATTGCAGCCGGCTCTTATTACATCATCACCCAGCAGAGTAACAGCCTTGAAAATCAACTTCTCGAACGGGGAAAAATTGAGTCAATTGTTGGCGCCAAGCTGGTTGGCAAGGTCATTGAAGAAGCCATCGATAACGGCGTTTTCAGCGTTAAAGACGCATTTGATAAAGCCTA
Protein-coding sequences here:
- a CDS encoding chemotaxis protein produces the protein MTENRLLLTLMALFILMVSSIAPAAQDLDEFDIKSKKTAERCAEEIVDQFELLLTGGHLTMAQLFDTFYIPIPGTDPQKFHTQYDKLTDGILRPILDKYLESESRFIFVVAVDRNGYLPTHNSRYSQPMTDDNDHNTKWNRTKRIFNDRTGLAAARNRDPYLLQRYSRDTGEIMTDLSVPIFIKKRHWGALRIGYKK